TGGAATCGGCCGGCAGGGGGGAAACCGCTTCGAGACCGACGCCGATGGCGGTGTTCGGAGTCGTGAGCTGGCGGAATCCCTCGCTTCGTGCGGTCAGTCAAGCGGGTCTCGTCAACAACCTCAACGACGGAGTGAGTTGGGGGCTCTTTCCACTCTTGTTCGCAGCGCACGGTATGCCCATTGAAAGCATCGCTTTCCTGGTGGCGCTGTATCCTGCGGTCTGGGGCGCAGGGCAGCTTCTCACGGGGCCACTGTCCGATCGGCTTGGACACCGTGGGCTCATGACGGCTGGAATGCTGGTGCAAGGCATCGCGTTGATCGGCGTGGCCGCCGGCCGTTCGTGGGGACTTTGGCTGCCCGCAATGATCGCCCTCGGCATCGGTACGGCGTTGGTCTATCCGACCTTTCTCAGCGCCGTGTCGCACCACACCCCGCCTTCGTGGCGAGCCACCGCGATCGGTGCATACCGGTGGTGGCGGGACCTTGGGTACGTGGCCGGTGCCATTCTCGCGGGGGTGCTGGCCGATCGGTTCGGACTCGCGACATCCATTCTGACCGTGGGGCTGATCACGATCCTCTCCGGCCTTCTCCTCGCGTCGACATATCGGGAGGAAGCCCCGTCGAATGCATTCCAGGGAGCCATGAGAGCGCATGAAGTGCTGCCTCCATTGTGAAGACAGCAAGAGCATATTCGGCCCCGAGCGGGCAGAGGCCGACCTACTCCGCTACCGCCGCAAGGGCCCGGATCCGAGCACACGCCTGATTCTGGAAGAGCTACGTCGATTGCCGCTCGAGGGGACGACCGTGCTGGATGTGGGCGGCGGGATAGGCGTACTGGGGCTCGAGTTGATGGCTGCCGGGGCCCAACGGGTCGTGGAGGTCGAAGCTTCGAGTGCGTCCCTCGAAGTTTCCCAGCAACAGTTCTCGGAACGCGGCTGGGGAAGTCGCCTGCAGGCCGTGCTCGGCGATTTTGCGACCCTCGACGAGCGAACCGAGGTCGCGGATCTCGTCACACTGGACCGCGTGGTCTGTTGCTATCCCGATTACGAGGCTCTGCTCGGCCGCTCCTGTGCCCACGCCCGCAGGGCGCTGGCCATCAGTTTCCCCAGGAACCGCTGGTATGTGCGGGCCTCCATCACGTTGGAAAACCTGTGGCGGCGTCTCCGAGGGATCTCGTTTCGCGCTTTCGTACACTCACCCAGACGCTTGGCAGCCGTGATGGAAGGGTCCGGCCTGCAACGCGTCGCGGAGCGGGGAACGCCATTCTGGACGGTAGCAATCTATCACCGGAGGCAGGATTGATGACGCCTCATCGATCGATTGCCGGCTTGATGGTGATGGCTCTTGGGCTGGGCGGCGTTGCGATCCTGGGCGTCTCGGCCCAGTCCACGCCGCCAACGTGGACGCCTCCTGCGCTGCGCAGTCCGCTGCGACAGATATGGAGCTTCGACACCAAGGGCTGAGTGTTTTCAACGCCCGCGGTCGTGGGCGACGTGGTCTGCGTCGGCTCCTGCGCTGGGATCTTCTTCGCTCTCGATCGAGTGACGGGACAACCGCGAGACCAGTGCAACGTCAGCGCGGACGGCGTTCGCCGACAATTCCACGGCGACGCCCTTCTCGATGGCGAGCTCCTCTTGATCGGCTCGGACACGGATGAAGGCGATACCGCCTACGTCTTCGCATTCGAACGGGGAACGGCAAAGGTGCGCTGGCGCAAGGCCGTGGGCTCGGGCGTCATGAGCGATCTGGCCCATTGGAAGGGTCGAGCGTATGCGGTCACGGTCATGGACGAATTGATCTGCTTCGATCCAGCGTCCGCCGCGAGCTATTGGACCTACCGCCCACCGGCCCCGGCTTACGAGTATCGAGGAAGTGCTCCGGTGGTCGTTGGGGACCGGGTCCTCTTCGCGGACCATGACGGGACCATTCGTGGATTCGAGGCTTCGAGCGGGCGGCTTCTCTGGGAAGCGCCTCAGGTCGACCGACTGACGACCTGGATGGTGGGCGTCGATTCGTCGGTATTGTTCATGCGAGGAACCGACGCCCTTGTGACCGTCGATCCCAGGACGGGGCGGGAGCAGCGGAGAAGGTCCGTCAGCGGCGGGCCCTATTCCGGGCCGATCACTCTCATCGGCGATTCTCTGCTCCTGCTGACCGGGCCAAAGACGTTGACCGCGTTCGACCTCGAGCGCGACCGCGTACGGTGGTCGCACCCAGCCACGCAGGAGTGGACTTCTTCGCGGCCATTCGTCTGGCGCGACATGGCGCTCGCCGCCGATCACGGGCGATTGATCGCCTATGGACTGGCGGACGGCGCGCTGCGCTGGGCTCACGAGTTGCGGGGCACGGCCCGCGCGATTGGCACACACGGCGACACGCTCTATGTCGGGATGCTCAAGGGTCAAGTCCATGCGCTGGTGGACTCTTCTTCATTCCGGAGCAGGCGCAATGGGTTAGATTAGGCCATGGCCCTCGTTCCAGGGACCCGCCTCGGTCCATACGAGATCCTGTCTCCGCTCGGAGCCGGAGGAATGGGCGAGGTCTATCTCGCGCGGGATCCCCGCCTCGAGCGCGAGGTCGCGATCAAGGTGCTTCCGGCGAGCGACGCCAAAGACGAGCAGGCGCGCAGCAGGCTCGCTCGCGAAGCCCGCACCGCCTCCCAACTCAACCATCCCAACATCTGCACGATCTACGAGGTGGGCGAGGCCGACGGGCTCGCCTACATCGCGATGGAGCGAGTGGAGGGGCGTCCGCTCAGTCTTCTCATCGGTCCCGGCGGGCTGCCCGCCGAGACGGTGGCGCGCTACGGCGCTCAGCTTGCCGACGCTCTCTCGTATGCCCACGAGCGGGGAGTCATTCACCGCGACCTGAAGAGCGCCAATGTGGTCGTGACCGAGGATGGCCGCGTCAAAGTCCTGGACTTCGGACTCGCCAAGCGCGTCGCACACTTCGATGAAGCCAGCAGGGTCCTGACTCAGACTCTCACCATGTCTGGATCCCTTGCTGGAACGCTGCAATACCTGGCGCCCGAGATTCTTCGAGGGGGCACGGCCGATCCGCGCACCGATCTCTGGTCGCTCGGTGTGATGCTCTACGAGATGGCGAGCGGAACACGACCGTTCCGCGGCGCGACGGAAATCGAGGTAAGCCTCGCCATCCTGAACGACCCGCTCGAGCCATTGCCTGCTCGCGTCCCGGCAGGCCTCGCGACGATCGTCGAGCGCTGCCTGGCGAAGGACCCGGCAACACGCTATCGGCAGGCTGGCGAAGTCCGGGCGGCGCTGGAATCACTCTCCCACGGAGCAACCGTGGGACGCCGATCAGGCCGGCCGGTCCCCACCCCGACAGGCCCGAAGCACCGAGCCTGGCTTTGGGCGGCGTCGGCGATCGCGCTCCTCCTCAGCGGACTTGCGCTGTTCGATGTCGGGGGACTCAGGAGTCGTCTGGCCCGGAGCGGAGGGAATGACCACATCCCTTCCATTGCAGTGCTGCCTCTGGCCAACTATTCCCACGATCCTGCTCAGGACTACTTCGCGGACAGCATGACCGAGGAGCTCATTGCCACGCTTGCGCAGATCGGTGCACTGCGTGTCATCTCCCGAACTTCGGTGATGAGCCTCAAGGGCACGAAGAAGTCGATGCGAGAGATCGGCCGCCTGCTCGACGTCGACGCGATCTTCGAGGGCTCGGTCCAGCGCTCGGGGGACCGCGTACGCATCACCGCCCAGCTCATTCGCGCCGCCAGCGACGAGCACATCTGGGCCCGGACCTACGAGCGCGACATGCGCGACGTGCTCGCCCTTCAGGCTGACGTGGCCGCGGCGATCGCGAGCGAGGTGCAGGTCCACCTGACCGCAGGCCAGCAACGACGCATTGCTGGGGCGGCCCCCGTATCGCCGAGGGCATACGAGCTCTATTTGCGAGGAGTGGATGCCTACCATCGGTGGGAAGAGACGAGCGTGCGCGCGGCCCTCGAATTCTTTGGCCAGGCTCTGGCGATCGATTCGACCTATGCCCCGGCCTGGGCCATGCTCGCGTACGCCGAACTCGAGCGTTCGGTTGAACCGGGCAACCAGGACGCGGTGGTCCGCGCTCGCCAGTCCGCGGCCCGGGCGCTCCGGCTCGATCCGGAATTGGGTCTTGCCCATGCGGTGAGCGGAGCGATCGCAGGCGACGTTGACTGGGAATGGGCGACTGCGGAGCGAGAGCTCCGGCGCGCGATCGAGCTGACCCCGAACTCGTTCGAAGCTCATCACTCCTATTCCCACGTGCTCATGAAAATGGGGAGAGTGGACGAGTCCTTCGAGCAGAGCCGAATCGCCGTTGCCCTCGATCCCCTGAATACGGCGGCCACGCTCCACATGGGGTGGCAGCATCTTTTCGCCGGACAGTTCGAAGAGGCCATCGCCCAGTACATGGCGACCTTGCGACTCGACCCCAGCTATGCCGCGGCCTATGCGCAGCTCTCCTGGGTCTATACGCTGACCGGGCGTCATGACGAGGCTGCAGCGGCCTATCGCAAGAGGTTCGAGCTGAATCGAGCTTCTGCGGATACGCTGCTCATGAGCGCGCTCATCGCGGTGCGGCGCGGCCGCACCGAAGAAGCCCTGCGCGCGGTTTCGAGCATGATCGAGGACGCGAATCGAGGAGAGAAGAAGGCCGTCGACATTGCTCTGGTATACGCGTGGCTCGGCAGAAAGGACGAGGCGTTTCAGTGGCTGGATCGGGCGGTGCGGAACCGGGAGAACAATGCAAACGACATCAAGCTGGATCCCTTCTTCGCGGGGCTCCGCTCCGACCCACGATTCCCGGCTCTGCTCCAGCGAATGGGGCTACCGACATGAGCCGGAGTGCTAGACTCCGGCCCATGATGCGACGCGCGTGGGTGCTCGCGGTGATCACGGCGCTCGCGGGGTGCGCCGGCTACCAACAAAGTGCCGTCCCTGTCACGGAAGCAGGTAGCGGCAAGGATGTGCGCTGGTCGAAGGCCGAAGTGAAGGGGCTCGGCACCCTCGACGTCGCCACGCTGAAGCCCGAAGGGCCCGGACCGTTTCCAGCCGTCGTCCTCCTGCACGGAACGCATGGCTTCGGCAGGGAGTACGTCGAGATGGCGCGCACCTTCGCGCGTGAAGGTGTGGTGGCCGTGACGGGATGCTGGTTCAAAGGCGGGCAAGGGGCGGGCACGCGCTTCATCACGCCGATCGAATGCCCGGATGCGCCTCCCTTGTCGCCCGCGACGAGCGACGCCGCGTACCTCGCCGTGCAGGCGATGATCGAGGCGGCGCGCCAGCAACCGGAAGTGCGCGCCGACCGAATCGCGCTGTTTGGCCATTCCCGCGGGGGCGGCGCCGCAATGCAGTACGTGCTGAAGGGCGGTGCCGTGAAGGCGCTGATGCTGAACTCTGCCGGCTATCCGGACGAAGCCATAAGCCAGGCGCCACAGATCACGATGCCCGTTCTGGTGTTGCACGGAACGGCGGATTCCCCAGCCGACGGCGGTTCCGCGATGACGGACATTCAGCGCGCGCGCCAATTCGTGGAAGCCATGCAGAATGCTGGGCGATCAGTCGAGGTCGTCTACTACAAAGGCGCGCCCCACAACGGCCTCTTCTCGGGCCCCAAGCAGCACCAGGACGAGATGCAGCGAATGGCCGGCTTCATCCATCGGCATCTCTTCCAATAATCCCTGGTACACACCCTCTCGATCCGCCGTTCATT
The genomic region above belongs to Candidatus Eisenbacteria bacterium and contains:
- a CDS encoding MFS transporter encodes the protein MEDTRLGLRANLGQFSLLLLVNAFVGAMVGMERSVLPLIAEREFGIASRAAILSFLVTFGLVKAIANAFAGLASDRWGRRRTLIAGWLAGIPVPLLIMFAPDWSWIVAANILLGVNQGLCWSTAIVMKVDLVGPQRRGLAIGLNESSGYLAVAGAALATGYLAGQYGLRPAPFVLGLGAAVAGLFCSLFTRDTRGHADVESAGRGETASRPTPMAVFGVVSWRNPSLRAVSQAGLVNNLNDGVSWGLFPLLFAAHGMPIESIAFLVALYPAVWGAGQLLTGPLSDRLGHRGLMTAGMLVQGIALIGVAAGRSWGLWLPAMIALGIGTALVYPTFLSAVSHHTPPSWRATAIGAYRWWRDLGYVAGAILAGVLADRFGLATSILTVGLITILSGLLLASTYREEAPSNAFQGAMRAHEVLPPL
- a CDS encoding methyltransferase domain-containing protein yields the protein MKCCLHCEDSKSIFGPERAEADLLRYRRKGPDPSTRLILEELRRLPLEGTTVLDVGGGIGVLGLELMAAGAQRVVEVEASSASLEVSQQQFSERGWGSRLQAVLGDFATLDERTEVADLVTLDRVVCCYPDYEALLGRSCAHARRALAISFPRNRWYVRASITLENLWRRLRGISFRAFVHSPRRLAAVMEGSGLQRVAERGTPFWTVAIYHRRQD
- a CDS encoding PQQ-binding-like beta-propeller repeat protein; this encodes MFSTPAVVGDVVCVGSCAGIFFALDRVTGQPRDQCNVSADGVRRQFHGDALLDGELLLIGSDTDEGDTAYVFAFERGTAKVRWRKAVGSGVMSDLAHWKGRAYAVTVMDELICFDPASAASYWTYRPPAPAYEYRGSAPVVVGDRVLFADHDGTIRGFEASSGRLLWEAPQVDRLTTWMVGVDSSVLFMRGTDALVTVDPRTGREQRRRSVSGGPYSGPITLIGDSLLLLTGPKTLTAFDLERDRVRWSHPATQEWTSSRPFVWRDMALAADHGRLIAYGLADGALRWAHELRGTARAIGTHGDTLYVGMLKGQVHALVDSSSFRSRRNGLD
- a CDS encoding protein kinase translates to MALVPGTRLGPYEILSPLGAGGMGEVYLARDPRLEREVAIKVLPASDAKDEQARSRLAREARTASQLNHPNICTIYEVGEADGLAYIAMERVEGRPLSLLIGPGGLPAETVARYGAQLADALSYAHERGVIHRDLKSANVVVTEDGRVKVLDFGLAKRVAHFDEASRVLTQTLTMSGSLAGTLQYLAPEILRGGTADPRTDLWSLGVMLYEMASGTRPFRGATEIEVSLAILNDPLEPLPARVPAGLATIVERCLAKDPATRYRQAGEVRAALESLSHGATVGRRSGRPVPTPTGPKHRAWLWAASAIALLLSGLALFDVGGLRSRLARSGGNDHIPSIAVLPLANYSHDPAQDYFADSMTEELIATLAQIGALRVISRTSVMSLKGTKKSMREIGRLLDVDAIFEGSVQRSGDRVRITAQLIRAASDEHIWARTYERDMRDVLALQADVAAAIASEVQVHLTAGQQRRIAGAAPVSPRAYELYLRGVDAYHRWEETSVRAALEFFGQALAIDSTYAPAWAMLAYAELERSVEPGNQDAVVRARQSAARALRLDPELGLAHAVSGAIAGDVDWEWATAERELRRAIELTPNSFEAHHSYSHVLMKMGRVDESFEQSRIAVALDPLNTAATLHMGWQHLFAGQFEEAIAQYMATLRLDPSYAAAYAQLSWVYTLTGRHDEAAAAYRKRFELNRASADTLLMSALIAVRRGRTEEALRAVSSMIEDANRGEKKAVDIALVYAWLGRKDEAFQWLDRAVRNRENNANDIKLDPFFAGLRSDPRFPALLQRMGLPT
- a CDS encoding dienelactone hydrolase family protein, translating into MMRRAWVLAVITALAGCAGYQQSAVPVTEAGSGKDVRWSKAEVKGLGTLDVATLKPEGPGPFPAVVLLHGTHGFGREYVEMARTFAREGVVAVTGCWFKGGQGAGTRFITPIECPDAPPLSPATSDAAYLAVQAMIEAARQQPEVRADRIALFGHSRGGGAAMQYVLKGGAVKALMLNSAGYPDEAISQAPQITMPVLVLHGTADSPADGGSAMTDIQRARQFVEAMQNAGRSVEVVYYKGAPHNGLFSGPKQHQDEMQRMAGFIHRHLFQ